In the Kribbella sp. NBC_00482 genome, one interval contains:
- a CDS encoding lamin tail domain-containing protein, with protein sequence MSALYRSRRRLGALVVTSSLVLAGSAVLIARPADAASTDVVITEVYGGGGNSGAPYQNDFVELTNNSSAPVDVSGWSIQYASSGGSTWQVTNLTGTIAPGAAYLVQEGAGAGNGQPLPTANATGTTLMSASAGKVALVTNQTALACGATCHADAGVKDYVGYGAANDSETTPAPGLSNTTSAARTDPAKDTDNNSVDFAAGNPSPGTLTGGPAEPPVDAKIHDIQGAAHRSPLDGKQVANVTGVVTVKGSNGFWFQDPQPDADPATSEGLFVFTSAAPTVSVGDAVTVEGSVAEFRPGGSGGTTNLTTTELTNPKVTVTTSGTGTAAVPAPTIVGPGGRVPPSTVIDDDSNGDVETTSTAFDPASDGLDFWESLEGMWLGINQPQVTGPTSSFRELSVVPAGAGVRTVRGGILLQKTDSNPERVLLDDVLTTIPDAKTGDKLAGVVTGVLDYSFGNFKLLPTTTPTVIDGGVKRETTKASSPVQLSVATFNVENLDPSDGDVKFDGLAQAVVHNLASPDILGLEEVQDDDGAVNSGDTTADKTLGLLTAAIVKAGGPQYTWKQIDPVNNQEGGEPGGNIRVAFLYRTDKAVKFVDTPGGTSTSPTTIVTDRRGKPHLSASPGRIDPANPAWAATRVPLAGEFKWHGQTVFVVVNHFSSKGGDNPLWGRFQPPVQVTAAKRHQQAASVRGFVDQILAKDKGANVVVLGDLNDFDWSQTADILVGSGKTALIDLPRTLPLKERYSYVFEGNSQILDQILISQNLRPASAYDVVHMNAEFPDQISDHDPQVVKLIPLPSWVR encoded by the coding sequence ATGTCTGCCCTGTACCGATCACGGCGCCGCCTGGGCGCTCTCGTGGTCACTTCGAGTCTCGTCTTAGCCGGCTCCGCCGTACTGATCGCTCGGCCCGCCGACGCCGCTTCCACCGATGTGGTCATCACCGAGGTGTACGGCGGTGGCGGCAACAGCGGCGCGCCGTACCAGAACGACTTCGTGGAGCTGACCAACAACAGCTCGGCCCCGGTCGACGTGAGCGGCTGGTCGATCCAGTACGCCTCGTCCGGAGGCTCGACGTGGCAGGTGACGAACCTGACCGGCACCATCGCGCCCGGAGCCGCCTATCTCGTCCAGGAGGGCGCCGGCGCCGGGAACGGCCAGCCGCTGCCGACGGCGAACGCGACCGGGACCACCCTGATGTCCGCGTCTGCCGGCAAGGTCGCTCTGGTCACGAACCAGACCGCCCTCGCCTGCGGCGCCACCTGCCACGCCGACGCGGGCGTCAAGGACTACGTCGGGTACGGCGCCGCGAACGACTCCGAGACCACGCCCGCGCCGGGCCTGTCGAACACGACCTCGGCCGCGCGGACCGACCCGGCGAAGGACACCGACAACAACAGCGTCGACTTCGCCGCCGGCAACCCGTCGCCCGGCACACTGACCGGTGGTCCGGCCGAGCCGCCGGTGGACGCGAAGATCCACGACATCCAGGGCGCCGCGCACCGGTCGCCTCTGGACGGCAAGCAGGTCGCGAACGTCACCGGTGTTGTGACGGTGAAGGGCAGCAACGGGTTCTGGTTCCAGGACCCGCAGCCGGACGCCGACCCGGCCACCAGCGAGGGCCTGTTCGTGTTCACCAGCGCCGCGCCGACGGTCTCCGTGGGCGACGCCGTGACGGTCGAGGGCTCGGTCGCCGAGTTCCGCCCGGGCGGCTCCGGCGGTACGACGAACCTGACGACCACCGAGCTGACCAACCCGAAGGTCACCGTGACAACTTCAGGCACCGGGACTGCCGCCGTACCGGCTCCGACCATCGTCGGACCGGGCGGGCGCGTGCCGCCGTCGACCGTGATCGACGATGACTCGAACGGTGACGTCGAGACGACCAGCACCGCGTTCGACCCGGCCAGCGACGGTCTCGACTTCTGGGAGTCGCTGGAGGGCATGTGGCTGGGCATCAACCAGCCGCAGGTCACCGGCCCGACGAGTTCGTTCCGCGAGCTGTCCGTCGTACCGGCTGGTGCCGGCGTACGCACGGTGCGCGGCGGGATCCTGCTGCAGAAGACCGACAGCAACCCGGAGCGGGTGCTGCTGGACGACGTACTGACGACGATCCCGGACGCGAAGACCGGCGACAAGCTGGCCGGTGTGGTGACGGGTGTCCTCGACTACTCGTTCGGCAACTTCAAGCTGCTGCCGACCACGACGCCGACCGTGATCGACGGCGGGGTCAAGCGCGAGACGACCAAGGCCTCGTCGCCGGTGCAGCTGTCGGTGGCGACGTTCAACGTGGAGAACCTGGACCCGTCCGACGGTGACGTCAAGTTCGACGGGCTGGCGCAGGCGGTCGTGCACAACCTCGCGTCGCCGGACATCCTCGGCCTCGAGGAGGTCCAGGACGACGACGGAGCGGTCAACTCCGGCGACACGACCGCGGACAAGACGCTCGGACTGCTGACCGCGGCGATCGTGAAGGCGGGCGGGCCGCAGTACACCTGGAAGCAGATCGACCCGGTGAACAACCAGGAGGGCGGTGAGCCGGGCGGCAACATCCGGGTCGCGTTCCTGTACCGGACGGACAAGGCGGTGAAGTTCGTCGATACGCCCGGTGGGACCTCGACGTCGCCGACCACGATCGTCACGGACCGCCGCGGCAAGCCGCACCTGAGCGCTTCGCCGGGCCGGATCGACCCGGCGAACCCCGCCTGGGCCGCCACCCGGGTGCCGCTCGCGGGCGAGTTCAAGTGGCACGGGCAGACCGTGTTCGTGGTCGTGAACCACTTCAGCTCCAAGGGCGGCGACAACCCGCTGTGGGGCCGCTTCCAGCCGCCGGTGCAGGTGACCGCGGCCAAGCGGCACCAGCAGGCCGCCTCGGTGCGCGGGTTCGTGGACCAGATCCTGGCCAAGGACAAGGGCGCGAACGTCGTCGTCCTCGGTGACCTGAACGACTTCGACTGGTCGCAGACCGCGGACATCCTGGTCGGCTCGGGCAAGACCGCGCTGATCGACCTGCCGCGGACGCTGCCGCTGAAGGAGCGGTACAGCTACGTGTTCGAGGGCAACAGCCAGATCCTGGACCAGATCCTGATCTCACAGAACCTGCGGCCGGCGTCGGCGTACGACGTCGTGCACATGAACGCGGAGTTCCCGGACCAGATCTCCGACCACGACCCGCAGGTGGTGAAACTGATCCCGCTGCCGTCCTGGGTGCGGTAA
- the msrB gene encoding peptide-methionine (R)-S-oxide reductase MsrB, with product MTDQTKNYVVQKSDAEWKAELSPAEFHVLRQAGTERPFVGEYTDTKTVGVYKCRACDTELFRSETKFDSHCGWPSFFAPLAEDRVEYIEDHDLGMKRVEVRCANCGSHLGHVFEGEGYGTPTDLRYCINSISLTLTPADPA from the coding sequence GTGACAGATCAGACCAAGAACTACGTCGTACAGAAGTCCGACGCGGAGTGGAAGGCCGAGCTCTCCCCCGCCGAGTTCCACGTGCTGCGCCAGGCCGGCACCGAGCGGCCGTTCGTCGGTGAGTACACCGACACCAAGACGGTCGGCGTGTACAAGTGCCGGGCCTGCGACACGGAGCTGTTCCGGAGCGAGACCAAGTTCGACTCGCACTGCGGCTGGCCGTCGTTCTTCGCGCCGCTCGCCGAGGACCGGGTCGAGTACATCGAGGACCACGACCTCGGCATGAAGCGCGTCGAGGTCCGCTGCGCCAACTGCGGCTCCCACCTCGGCCACGTCTTCGAGGGCGAGGGCTACGGCACCCCCACCGACCTCCGCTACTGCATCAACAGCATCAGCCTCACCCTCACCCCAGCCGACCCCGCCTGA
- a CDS encoding adenylate/guanylate cyclase domain-containing protein translates to MPERKFVYTPAMVGLTALVLVLPLVGLALVLQEPRFDVHWEHHPAHFWLVLVTAALSAVLAYTTGAAALRRGDSRVLFVSLAFLSAAGFLGLHALATPKVLLDTPNVGFTLATPIGVALASVFAFLSSLTVSGIAWGRRLRIGLLVLLAVWAAASVLRIWPLHATSVPEVADGILTALAVPTVLLYGVAAARYLRTWWARPSLMLLSMIAAFVLLGEAMVALVFARNWALSWWEWHVLMLGAFVLVVAGVRIQWYEERFADLYQEDTVSGRRELSVLFADLQGFTSFSEQHDPSEVTAMLNTYFQVVVPQVVQRHGGDVDRIIGDALMVTFNKRGDQPDHAQRAAEAGLALQEAAAAVQDAHPTWPRFRVGINSGIASVTLLGTEGGRTHTVIGDTVNVASRIEGKAPGGAVAIGPATKALLPEARTESLGLISLKGKAEPVEVYQLLALRGE, encoded by the coding sequence ATGCCTGAGCGGAAGTTCGTCTACACGCCGGCGATGGTCGGACTGACCGCGCTGGTGCTGGTACTGCCTCTCGTGGGACTCGCGCTGGTGTTGCAGGAGCCACGGTTCGACGTGCACTGGGAGCATCATCCCGCGCACTTCTGGTTGGTGCTGGTGACTGCCGCGCTGAGCGCCGTACTCGCCTACACAACCGGCGCCGCCGCTCTGCGGCGAGGTGATTCGCGCGTTCTGTTCGTGTCGCTGGCGTTCCTGTCCGCGGCAGGCTTCCTGGGGCTACACGCGCTGGCGACACCGAAGGTGCTGCTGGACACACCGAACGTCGGCTTCACGCTCGCTACGCCGATCGGTGTCGCGTTGGCGTCGGTGTTCGCGTTCCTGTCGAGCCTGACCGTCTCCGGCATCGCGTGGGGGCGCAGGCTGCGGATCGGTTTGCTCGTACTGCTGGCCGTGTGGGCGGCGGCTTCGGTGCTGCGGATCTGGCCGCTGCACGCGACGTCCGTCCCGGAAGTTGCCGACGGCATCCTCACCGCGCTCGCCGTACCCACGGTTCTGCTGTACGGCGTTGCCGCCGCGAGGTACCTGCGGACTTGGTGGGCGCGGCCGTCGCTGATGCTGCTGTCGATGATCGCCGCGTTCGTGCTGCTCGGCGAGGCGATGGTCGCGCTGGTGTTCGCCCGGAACTGGGCGTTGTCGTGGTGGGAGTGGCACGTGCTGATGCTCGGCGCGTTCGTGCTGGTCGTCGCCGGGGTCCGGATCCAGTGGTACGAGGAGCGGTTCGCGGACCTGTACCAGGAGGACACGGTGTCGGGACGGCGCGAGCTGAGCGTGCTGTTCGCGGACCTGCAGGGGTTCACGTCGTTCTCCGAGCAGCACGACCCGTCCGAGGTCACGGCGATGCTCAACACGTACTTCCAGGTCGTCGTACCGCAGGTCGTCCAACGGCACGGCGGCGACGTGGACCGGATCATCGGCGACGCCCTGATGGTCACGTTCAACAAGCGCGGTGACCAGCCGGATCACGCGCAACGAGCGGCCGAGGCCGGGCTGGCGCTGCAGGAGGCGGCGGCCGCCGTACAGGACGCGCATCCGACCTGGCCGCGGTTCCGGGTCGGGATCAACAGCGGGATCGCGTCCGTGACGCTGCTCGGGACGGAAGGCGGGAGAACGCATACCGTCATCGGGGACACCGTGAACGTCGCGTCGCGGATCGAGGGGAAGGCTCCGGGTGGGGCGGTCGCGATCGGCCCGGCGACGAAGGCGCTGCTGCCGGAGGCCCGCACGGAGTCCCTGGGGCTGATCAGTTTGAAGGGAAAGGCCGAGCCGGTCGAGGTGTACCAACTGCTTGCGTTGCGGGGCGAATGA